One window from the genome of Pseudomonas fluorescens encodes:
- a CDS encoding homoserine kinase: MSVFTPLARPELETFLAPYGLGRLLDFQGIAAGSENTNFFISLEQGEFVLTLVERGPVQEMPFFIELLDVLHDADLPVPYALRTTDGVALRELAGKPALLQPRLAGKHIKQANAQHCAQVGELLAHLHLATRDNMIKRKTDRGLDWMQEEGAKLLSHLDTAPRQLLEAALDEISLKKVGILALPRANIHADLFRDNAMFEGTHLTGLIDFYNACSGPMLYDVAIALNDWCSDDNGVLDGPRARALLGAYAALRPFTAAEAQLWPTMLRVACVRFWLSRLIAAESFAGQDVLIHDPMEFQQRLAQRQTVHALLPFAL, translated from the coding sequence ATGTCTGTGTTCACGCCCCTGGCTCGGCCCGAGCTGGAAACCTTTCTCGCCCCTTACGGGCTTGGCCGTCTGCTTGATTTCCAGGGGATCGCCGCCGGCAGCGAAAACACCAATTTCTTCATCAGCCTGGAGCAGGGCGAATTCGTCCTGACCCTGGTCGAGCGCGGCCCGGTGCAGGAAATGCCGTTCTTCATCGAACTGCTGGACGTGCTGCATGACGCCGACCTGCCGGTGCCTTACGCCTTGCGCACCACCGACGGCGTCGCGCTGCGGGAGCTGGCGGGCAAGCCGGCGCTGTTGCAACCGCGCCTGGCGGGCAAGCACATCAAGCAGGCCAACGCCCAGCACTGCGCCCAGGTCGGGGAGCTGCTGGCGCATCTGCACTTGGCGACCCGCGACAACATGATCAAGCGCAAGACCGATCGTGGCCTGGACTGGATGCAGGAGGAGGGCGCCAAGCTGCTCTCGCACCTGGATACCGCGCCGCGTCAGTTGCTGGAGGCTGCGCTGGATGAAATTTCGTTGAAGAAGGTAGGCATCCTGGCGCTGCCCCGGGCCAACATCCACGCGGACCTGTTCCGCGACAACGCGATGTTCGAGGGCACGCACCTGACCGGGCTGATCGACTTCTACAACGCCTGCTCCGGGCCGATGCTGTATGACGTCGCCATCGCCTTGAACGACTGGTGTTCGGATGACAACGGTGTGCTCGATGGCCCTCGGGCGCGAGCTTTACTGGGTGCCTATGCGGCGCTGCGGCCGTTCACCGCCGCCGAGGCCCAGCTATGGCCAACCATGCTGCGCGTGGCGTGCGTGCGGTTCTGGCTGTCGCGGTTGATCGCCGCCGAGTCGTTCGCCGGGCAGGATGTGTTGATTCACGATCCGATGGAGTTCCAGCAGCGCCTGGCGCAGCGGCAGACGGTTCACGCGTTGCTGCCGTTCGCCCTCTAA
- the znuA gene encoding zinc ABC transporter substrate-binding protein ZnuA — protein sequence MSRFFSLFVAFVASFLLIGPAQAEVKVLTSIKPLQLIAAAVQDGVAIPEVLLPPGASPHHYALRPSDVRKVQSVDLLYWIGPDMEGFLPRVLNGRTLPSVAVQALPGLKLRHFAQDSASHEDDDHDGDEHDHDHDHDHRPGTVDAHLWLSPHNARVIAAKMAADLSAADPANAARYQSNLAGFNQRLDALDARLKTRLAGVAGKPYFVFHEAFDYFEDNYGLKHAGVFAVAAEVQPGAQHVAAMRTRLQAVGKTCVFSEPPLRPRLAETLVAGLPVKLAELDALGGYTPATAQGYEQLLEKLGNDLAGCLESL from the coding sequence GTGTCCCGATTTTTTTCGCTCTTTGTCGCTTTTGTCGCAAGTTTTCTACTGATTGGCCCGGCCCAGGCCGAGGTCAAGGTCCTCACCAGCATCAAGCCGTTGCAGTTGATTGCCGCCGCCGTGCAGGACGGCGTGGCCATCCCGGAAGTGTTGCTGCCGCCAGGGGCTTCGCCGCATCACTATGCATTGCGCCCATCGGACGTGCGCAAGGTGCAGTCGGTGGACCTGCTGTACTGGATTGGGCCGGACATGGAGGGTTTCCTACCGCGCGTGTTGAACGGTCGTACGCTGCCGTCGGTCGCGGTGCAGGCGCTGCCGGGGCTCAAGTTGCGTCACTTCGCCCAGGACAGCGCGTCCCACGAGGACGATGACCATGACGGCGATGAGCACGATCACGACCACGACCACGACCACCGCCCCGGCACCGTGGATGCCCACCTGTGGCTATCGCCGCACAATGCGCGGGTGATCGCCGCGAAAATGGCGGCCGACCTGAGCGCGGCGGATCCGGCGAATGCGGCCCGCTACCAGAGCAACCTCGCGGGTTTCAACCAGCGTCTCGACGCCTTGGACGCGCGCCTCAAGACGCGTCTGGCCGGGGTCGCGGGTAAACCGTATTTCGTGTTCCACGAAGCGTTCGACTATTTCGAAGACAACTACGGCCTCAAGCACGCCGGGGTGTTCGCCGTGGCCGCCGAAGTCCAGCCCGGCGCCCAGCATGTGGCGGCGATGCGCACGCGCTTGCAAGCGGTGGGCAAGACCTGCGTCTTCAGCGAACCGCCGTTGCGCCCGCGCCTGGCCGAAACCCTGGTGGCCGGGTTGCCGGTGAAACTGGCGGAGCTGGATGCACTGGGCGGTTATACCCCGGCGACGGCGCAAGGGTATGAGCAGTTGTTGGAGAAGCTGGGGAATGATCTGGCGGGGTGCCTGGAGTCGCTATGA
- the zur gene encoding zinc uptake transcriptional repressor Zur: MPITPLASRPHDHSHCVHTALSEADAICARQGLRLTALRRRVLELVWQSHKPLGAYDILAVLSEQDGRRAAPPTVYRALDFLLENGLVHRISSLNAFVGCNHPEHAHQGQFLICRECHAAIELEQKSISDAIIASAQEVGFVVDTQTVEVVGLCSGCQGA, from the coding sequence ATGCCTATTACGCCCCTTGCCAGTCGTCCCCACGATCACTCCCACTGCGTGCACACCGCGCTGTCCGAGGCCGACGCCATCTGCGCGCGCCAAGGGTTGCGCCTGACCGCCCTGCGTCGGCGCGTGCTGGAATTGGTCTGGCAAAGCCACAAGCCGCTGGGCGCCTACGACATCCTGGCCGTGCTCAGCGAACAGGACGGCCGCCGTGCCGCGCCGCCAACGGTCTATCGGGCGCTGGATTTCCTCTTGGAAAACGGCCTGGTGCATCGCATTTCGTCGCTGAACGCCTTCGTCGGCTGCAACCATCCGGAGCACGCCCACCAAGGCCAGTTCCTGATCTGCCGCGAATGCCACGCCGCCATCGAGCTGGAACAGAAGTCCATCAGCGATGCCATTATCGCCAGCGCCCAGGAGGTCGGCTTCGTGGTCGACACCCAGACCGTCGAGGTGGTCGGTCTCTGCTCCGGCTGCCAGGGGGCCTGA
- the znuC gene encoding zinc ABC transporter ATP-binding protein ZnuC translates to MSNALIRLEQVAVTFAGQNVLDNIHLSVEPGQIVTLIGPNGAGKTTLVRAVLGLLKPDSGSVWRKPRLRVGYMPQKLHVDPTLPLSVLRFLRLVPGVDRARALAALNEVGAEQVIDSPVQSVSGGEMQRVLLARALLREPELLVLDEPVQGVDVAGQAELYSLITRLRDRHGCGVLMVSHDLHLVMSTTDQVVCLNRHVCCSGHPEQVSGDPAFVELFGKNAQSLAIYHHHHDHAHDLHGSVVSAPSASNHVHGDGCKHG, encoded by the coding sequence ATGAGCAATGCGTTGATCCGTCTCGAGCAGGTGGCCGTGACGTTCGCCGGGCAGAACGTGCTGGACAACATTCACCTGAGCGTCGAGCCGGGGCAGATCGTGACCCTGATCGGCCCCAATGGCGCCGGCAAGACCACCCTGGTGCGCGCCGTGTTGGGTTTGCTCAAGCCCGACAGCGGCAGCGTCTGGCGCAAGCCCAGGTTGCGCGTCGGCTACATGCCGCAAAAACTTCACGTCGATCCGACGCTGCCGCTGTCCGTGCTGCGCTTCCTGCGCCTGGTGCCGGGCGTGGACCGCGCACGGGCCTTGGCCGCGCTCAACGAAGTCGGTGCCGAACAGGTGATCGACAGCCCGGTGCAAAGTGTCTCCGGGGGCGAGATGCAACGCGTGCTGCTGGCCCGCGCCCTGCTGCGCGAGCCTGAACTGTTGGTGCTCGACGAGCCGGTACAAGGCGTCGATGTGGCGGGGCAGGCCGAGCTGTACAGCCTGATCACCCGCCTGCGCGACCGTCACGGCTGCGGCGTGCTGATGGTGTCCCACGACCTGCACCTGGTGATGAGCACCACCGACCAGGTGGTCTGCCTCAACCGCCACGTCTGCTGTTCCGGGCACCCTGAGCAGGTCAGTGGCGATCCGGCCTTTGTCGAGCTGTTCGGAAAAAACGCACAAAGCCTGGCGATTTATCACCACCACCATGACCACGCCCATGACCTGCATGGCTCGGTGGTCAGCGCCCCTTCCGCTTCCAATCATGTTCATGGAGATGGCTGCAAGCATGGCTGA
- the znuB gene encoding zinc ABC transporter permease subunit ZnuB: MADFLLYALLAGLALALVAGPLGSFVVWRRMAYFGDTLSHAALLGVALGFLLDVSPAVAVTVGCLLLAVVLVTLQHRQPLASDTLLGILAPSTLSLGLVVLSFMHDVRIDLMAYLFGDLLAISPTDLSWILGGSAAVLLLLVALWRPLLAVTVHEELARVEGLPVLGLRLALMLLIAVVIAVAMKIVGVLLITSLLIIPAAAAQRHARSPEQMALGASLLGMLAVCGGLALSWFKDTPAGPSIVVSAAALFLLSFVLPRRGV; encoded by the coding sequence ATGGCTGATTTTCTGTTGTACGCCCTGCTCGCAGGCCTGGCACTCGCCCTGGTCGCCGGCCCCCTGGGTTCGTTCGTGGTCTGGCGGCGCATGGCCTATTTCGGCGACACCTTGTCCCACGCCGCCTTGCTCGGCGTGGCCCTGGGGTTTCTGCTGGATGTCAGCCCGGCGGTAGCAGTGACCGTTGGTTGCCTGTTGCTGGCGGTGGTCCTGGTGACCCTGCAACACCGCCAGCCGCTGGCGTCCGACACGTTGCTGGGCATCCTCGCGCCGAGCACCTTGTCCCTCGGGCTGGTGGTGCTGAGCTTCATGCATGACGTGCGCATCGACCTGATGGCCTATCTGTTCGGCGACCTGCTGGCGATCAGTCCGACGGACCTGTCGTGGATCCTGGGCGGTAGCGCGGCGGTGCTGCTGTTGCTGGTGGCGCTCTGGCGACCATTGCTGGCCGTCACCGTGCACGAAGAGCTGGCCCGGGTCGAAGGCTTGCCTGTACTGGGTTTGCGACTGGCGCTGATGCTGCTGATTGCGGTGGTCATCGCCGTGGCGATGAAAATCGTCGGTGTGTTGCTGATTACGTCATTGCTGATCATCCCGGCGGCTGCGGCACAGCGTCACGCCCGCTCGCCCGAGCAGATGGCGCTCGGCGCGAGCCTGCTGGGCATGCTCGCGGTGTGTGGCGGCCTGGCGCTTTCCTGGTTCAAGGACACCCCGGCCGGCCCGTCGATCGTGGTCAGCGCCGCGGCGTTGTTTCTGCTGAGTTTTGTCCTGCCTCGTCGAGGGGTGTAG
- a CDS encoding PA5502 family lipoprotein, with amino-acid sequence MKPFASRYLLLVAFSLLLGACQSTPPVTQAPDTRGPAIAQLEQSLASNELATAEDQLAALQAQSPEDRSLEPYQRQLAEAYLRRSQIDLQKGDVNAAATALSRARALMPKAPALTGEVNSAIAEARKADLEKAEADLKAAEAKPVAKVIDPSAPSTTVALNLADIQQMRRQLDAIAADVVNYQCDVSIQAPRTDDYPWLATLLTKRVKKLDPGFDLKLQKQIVRSVPAQIVLTPRKP; translated from the coding sequence ATGAAGCCGTTCGCCTCCCGTTATCTGCTCCTTGTCGCATTTTCCCTGCTGCTGGGCGCTTGCCAGAGTACACCGCCGGTCACCCAGGCTCCCGATACGCGGGGCCCGGCCATCGCGCAGCTCGAGCAAAGCCTGGCCAGCAATGAGCTGGCCACCGCTGAAGACCAGCTGGCCGCCTTGCAAGCCCAGTCGCCCGAAGACCGGTCGCTGGAACCCTACCAGCGGCAATTGGCCGAGGCGTATTTGCGCCGCAGCCAGATCGACTTGCAAAAAGGCGACGTAAACGCCGCCGCCACCGCCCTGAGCCGTGCCCGGGCGTTGATGCCCAAGGCCCCGGCCCTTACCGGCGAGGTCAACAGCGCCATCGCCGAAGCCCGCAAGGCCGACCTGGAAAAAGCCGAGGCCGACCTCAAGGCCGCCGAAGCCAAACCGGTCGCCAAGGTGATCGACCCGAGCGCCCCCAGCACCACGGTTGCGCTCAACCTCGCCGATATACAGCAAATGCGTCGGCAACTGGATGCCATTGCCGCGGATGTGGTGAATTACCAGTGCGACGTAAGCATTCAGGCGCCGCGCACCGATGATTATCCGTGGTTGGCGACGTTGCTGACCAAGCGGGTCAAGAAACTTGATCCCGGGTTTGATCTGAAGCTGCAGAAGCAGATTGTGCGCAGTGTGCCGGCGCAGATCGTGCTGACTCCGCGCAAACCCTAA
- the katE gene encoding catalase HPII translates to MSTKKPTANKSQLAGTDTLDRGNTNAKLESLEQFRSDATEQALRTNQGVKIADNQNTLRVGARGPSLLEDFIMREKITHFDHERIPERIVHARGTGAHGYLQSYEAHSALTKAGFLQDPSKKTPVFVRFSTVQGPRGSGDTVRDVRGFAVKFFTDEGNFDLVGNNMPVFFIQDAIKFPDFVHAVKPEPHNEIPTGGSAHDTFWDFVSLVPESAHMVIWAMSDRAIPKSLRSMQGFGVHTFRMINAEGKSSFVKFHWRPTVGTCSLVWDEAQKLAGKDTDYHRRDLWESIEMGDYPEWEFGVQIVAEEDEHKFDFDLLDPTKIIPEELVPITPLGKMVLNRNPDNFFAEVEQVAFCPGHIVPGIDFSNDPLLQGRLFSYTDTQISRLGGPNFHELPINRAITPVHNGQRDAMHRTTIDKGRTSYEPNSIDGGWPKETPPGPEDGGFESYPERIDAYKIRQRSESFSDHFSQARLFYKSMSAHEQEHIIAAYSFELGKVEREFIRARQVNEILANIDLELAARVAKNLGLPAPTAGTVDVPKPSLKQSPALSQANLLSGDIKTRKVAVLVANGVDGAIIDALKKALKAKGAHAKVLGPTSAPVTTADGKTLPVDASMEGLPSIAFDAVFVPGGAESIKALSTDGVALHYLLEAYKHLKAIALNGEARQLLVLLKLEADAGLIPDVDAGKFQAFFDAIAQHRVWAREPKAKAIPA, encoded by the coding sequence ATGAGTACCAAAAAACCCACGGCCAACAAGAGCCAACTGGCCGGGACCGACACCCTGGATCGCGGCAACACCAACGCCAAGCTCGAAAGCCTGGAACAGTTCCGCTCCGATGCCACCGAACAGGCGTTGCGCACCAATCAGGGTGTGAAGATCGCCGATAACCAGAACACCCTCCGGGTCGGCGCCCGGGGCCCGTCGCTGCTGGAAGACTTCATCATGCGTGAAAAAATCACGCATTTTGACCATGAACGCATCCCGGAACGCATCGTTCACGCCCGTGGGACCGGCGCCCATGGCTACCTCCAGAGCTATGAAGCGCATTCGGCGCTGACCAAGGCTGGTTTCCTACAGGACCCGAGCAAGAAAACCCCGGTGTTCGTGCGTTTTTCCACCGTGCAAGGTCCACGGGGTTCCGGCGACACCGTGCGGGACGTTCGTGGCTTTGCGGTCAAGTTCTTCACCGATGAGGGCAACTTCGACCTGGTGGGCAACAACATGCCGGTATTTTTCATCCAGGATGCGATCAAGTTTCCCGACTTCGTCCACGCGGTGAAGCCCGAACCCCACAATGAAATCCCTACGGGCGGTTCAGCCCACGACACGTTTTGGGATTTCGTCTCGCTGGTGCCGGAATCGGCGCACATGGTGATCTGGGCGATGTCCGACCGGGCCATTCCTAAAAGCCTGCGGAGCATGCAGGGCTTCGGTGTGCACACCTTTCGCATGATCAACGCCGAAGGCAAAAGCAGCTTCGTCAAATTCCATTGGCGGCCAACAGTCGGTACCTGCTCGTTGGTTTGGGACGAAGCCCAGAAGCTGGCCGGCAAGGATACGGACTACCACCGTCGCGATCTCTGGGAGTCGATCGAGATGGGCGACTACCCGGAATGGGAGTTCGGCGTGCAGATCGTTGCCGAGGAAGACGAGCATAAGTTCGACTTCGACCTGCTCGACCCGACCAAGATCATCCCTGAAGAGCTGGTGCCCATCACACCCCTGGGCAAGATGGTGTTGAACCGTAACCCGGACAACTTCTTCGCCGAAGTCGAGCAGGTTGCCTTCTGCCCCGGGCATATCGTGCCGGGCATCGACTTTTCCAACGACCCATTGCTGCAAGGTCGGCTGTTTTCCTACACCGATACGCAGATCAGCCGACTCGGTGGGCCGAATTTTCATGAGCTGCCGATCAACCGTGCCATCACGCCTGTGCACAACGGTCAGCGCGATGCGATGCACCGCACCACCATCGACAAGGGCCGCACCTCCTACGAGCCGAACTCCATCGATGGTGGCTGGCCGAAGGAAACCCCACCTGGCCCGGAAGATGGCGGCTTCGAAAGTTATCCAGAGCGCATCGATGCCTACAAGATCCGCCAGCGCAGTGAGTCGTTCTCCGACCATTTCTCCCAGGCGCGCTTGTTCTACAAGAGCATGAGCGCCCACGAGCAAGAGCACATCATCGCGGCCTACAGCTTCGAGCTGGGCAAGGTAGAGCGTGAGTTCATCCGGGCGCGGCAGGTCAACGAGATCCTGGCCAACATCGATCTGGAACTGGCCGCGCGGGTGGCGAAAAACCTGGGCCTGCCCGCCCCCACCGCCGGCACCGTCGATGTGCCGAAACCCTCGCTGAAGCAATCCCCGGCCTTGAGTCAGGCGAACCTGCTGTCTGGGGACATCAAGACGCGAAAAGTGGCCGTGCTGGTGGCTAACGGCGTCGATGGGGCGATCATCGATGCGCTCAAGAAGGCTTTGAAAGCGAAGGGCGCCCACGCCAAGGTGCTGGGGCCGACTTCTGCGCCAGTGACCACCGCTGATGGGAAAACGCTACCGGTGGATGCGTCCATGGAAGGGTTGCCGTCTATTGCCTTTGATGCGGTGTTCGTGCCGGGTGGCGCGGAGTCGATCAAGGCCTTGAGTACCGACGGCGTGGCCCTGCATTACTTGCTGGAAGCCTATAAGCACCTCAAGGCCATCGCTCTGAATGGCGAAGCGCGGCAGTTGCTGGTGTTGTTGAAACTGGAGGCGGATGCGGGGCTGATTCCTGACGTGGATGCTGGCAAGTTCCAGGCGTTCTTCGACGCGATTGCCCAGCATCGGGTGTGGGCGCGGGAGCCTAAGGCGAAGGCGATTCCGGCTTGA